A window from Lampris incognitus isolate fLamInc1 chromosome 5, fLamInc1.hap2, whole genome shotgun sequence encodes these proteins:
- the wipf2a gene encoding WAS/WASL-interacting protein family member 2 — MPIPPPPPPPPGPPPPPTFSQANTTPPKLNRDETKGRDALLSDICKGTRLKKVAAVSDRSAPVLEKTGSGGGSGNGGGGGGGGGFGGGGPMPMGGLFQGGVPKLRPVGDSSVGRSVLRPPGSRPAAPRPPTGRSASPSPPEPQRSHRPSLPDISRPHNTSSSHPSASSGMKHSTSAPPPPPPFNRGGRGSAPPTPNQKAPNPPSSSSSSSSHHSREKPLPPTPNRGPAPPSSVPHASMKPAPTSSRPPTGGSSAPPPPPPYRHPSGGVSNGPSSHMDGAPELPQRHNSLHKKMSSGNSNSHGRSHAPPPPPSPSPSSQQGNRPPPPAREPPGRRAAPQVPPTGSRNGGREAPPPPPPYRVHSSVNHLETHSRGGKLPPPLSSSSSLSSSSSRTPAGPPPPPPPIRNGHSSALSSKSITDDFESKFNFHPVEDLPPPEEYRNFSKTYPSKNNKTIMRGAPPAPPVGR; from the exons GCGAACACCACCCCCCCCAAGCTTAATCGGGATGAGACGAAAGGGAGAGATGCTCTCCTCTCAGACATCTGCAAAGGCACCAGGCTGAAGAAAGTCGCCGCCGTCAGCGACAGGAGCGCCCCTGTTTTAGAGa aaACGGGCAGTGGTGGAGGCAGTGGAaacggaggtggaggaggaggtggcggCGGCTTTGGAGGAGGAGGACCAATGCCGATGGGAGGTCTTTTCCAAGGAGGTGTGCCAAAGTTACGCCCGGTCggag ACAGCTCCGTGGGAAGGTCTGTCCTACGGCCGCCAGGTTCCCGACCCGCTGCTCCACGCCCCCCAACAGGCCGCTCTGCCTCACCCTCGCCTCCGGAGCCCCAGCGCTCCCATCGGCCCTCGCTCCCAGACATCTCCCGCCCTCATAACACAAGCTCCTCCCATCCCTCCGCAAGCAGTGGGATGAAGCACAGCACATctgcccctccccctccaccGCCATTTAACAGGGGTGGCCGTGGCAGCGCCCCGCCCACACCCAACCAGAAAGCCCCAAATCCACCCTCgtcatcctcttcttcctcctcccatCACAGCCGAGAAAAGCCCCTCCCTCCTACACCTAACAGAGGCCCTGCCCCTCCCAGCTCTGTCCCCCACGCCTCCATGAAGCCAGCTCCCACGTCAAGCAGACCCCCCACGGGAGGCTCTTCAGCCccgcctcctccccctccttacaGGCACCCGTCAGGCGGAGTCTCCAATGGGCCGTCCTCCCATATGGACGGGGCTCCCGAGCTTCCCCAGAGGCATAACTCCCTCCATAAGAAGATGTCCTCTGGCAACAGCAATAGCCATGGACGCAGCCATGCTCCGCCCCCGCCCCCATCGCCATCTCCATCGTCGCAACAAGGGAACAGACCCCCACCTCCGGCCAGAGAGCCCCCAGGGCGCAGAGCAG CTCCCCAGGTACCCCCAACCGGATCTCGTAACGGCGGTCGGGAGGCTCCCCCGCCACCACCCCCTTACCGTGTCCACAGCTCCGTGAACCACCTTGAGACCCACAGCCGGGGGGGCAAACTCCCTCCTCCACTGTCATCATCTTCTTCCTTGTCATCATCCTCCTCCCGTACCCCAGCCGGACCCCCTCCACCGCCTCCACCCATCCGGAATGGTCACTCGTCAGCCCTGTCCTCCAAGTCCATCACAG ATGATTTTGAATCAAAGTTCAACTTCCACCCGGTTGAAGATCTTCCACCTCCAGAGGAGTACAGGAATTTCAGCAAGACCTACCCCAGCAAAAACAATAAGA CTATAATGAGAGGTGCACCGCCAGCCCCACCAGTTGGGAGGTGA